Proteins encoded in a region of the Rutidosis leptorrhynchoides isolate AG116_Rl617_1_P2 chromosome 9, CSIRO_AGI_Rlap_v1, whole genome shotgun sequence genome:
- the LOC139866579 gene encoding LRR receptor-like serine/threonine-protein kinase FEI 1: MGTTNLFLIWVFLTVFISTTLFNSCSLALTQDGLALLEFKQSLNDSRNALSNWVNNDETPCQWTGISCNPSNQRVIEINIPYMELGGIISPSIGKLSSLQRLALHQNRLHGIIPSEISKCVELRALYLRANYLQGGIPSNIGNLSLLTILDLSSNTLRGAIPSSLGHLIRLKYMNLSTNFFSGEIPNFGALSKFGNTSYIGNLDLCGQQIHKPCKTSLGFPAVLPHAESDEAAVPRHSSRSLKGALFIAFIIALVLALMFFILLLVWMLSKKERAVKKYVDVKKQVHQETSTQLITFHGDLPYPSSEIIEKLESLDEEHVVGAGGFGTVYRMVMNDCGTFAVKRIERTREGRDQAFEQELEILGSVKHINLVNLRGYCRFPDIKFLIYDYVANGSLENFLHECRDDQTLSWTARLKVAYGSARGLAYLHHDCSPKIVHRDIKSSNILLDENLEPCVSDFGLAKLLVDEEAHVTTVVAGTFGYLAPEYLQSGRATVKSDVYSFGVLLLELVTGKRPTDPAFVKRGLNVVGWLNTLRKENQLEDVVDKRCTDADASTVEAVLEIAGRCTDANPDDRPSMQQVLQFLEQEVMSPCPTDFYDSHSDYA, encoded by the exons ATGGGTACAACAAATCTGTTCTTGATTTGGGTTTTCTTGACTGTATTTATTTCAACTACCCTTTTCAACTCTTGTTCTTTAGCTCTTACCCAAGATG GGTTAGCTTTGCTGGAGTTCAAACAAAGTTTGAATGACAGTAGAAATGCTTTAAGCAATTGGGTGAATAATGATGAAACCCCATGTCAATGGACTGGTATTTCTTGTAATCCCAGTAACCAAAGGGTTATAGAAAT AAACATACCATACATGGAGCTCGGTGGGATTATATCTCCAAGCATTGGTAAACTAAGTAGTTTACAAAGACT GGCACTTCACCAGAACAGATTACATGGGATAATTCCTAGTGAAATTAGTAAATGTGTTGAACTAAGAGCTCT GTACTTGAGGGCTAATTATCTTCAAGGTGGCATACCTTCAAATATAGGAAACCTTTCCCTCCTCACTATTCT GGATTTGTCGAGCAATACTTTGAGGGGAGCAATACCATCGTCTCTTGGCCATCTCATTCGTCTTAAGTACAT GAACTTATCCACTAACTTCTTCTCGGGAGAAATCCCAAATTTTGGAGCGTTAAGCAAGTTTGGCAACACCTC GTATATTGGCAATTTAGACCTATGTGGCCAACAAATACACAAACCGTGCAAAACGTCTCTCGGATTTCCTGCTGTCTTGCCGCATGCCGAAAGTGATGAAGCAGCAG TGCCTAGGCATTCATCTCGATCTCTAAAGGGAGCACTATTCATCGCTTTTATTATCGCTTTAGTTCTAGCACTCATGTTCTTTATATTGCTCTTGGTATGGATGCTCTCAAAGAAAGAAAGGGCCGTAAAGAAATATGTTGACGTCAAGAAACAAGTTCATCAAGAAACaa GCACACAACTTATAACATTCCATGGAGATCTTCCTTACCCATCGAGTGAGATTATAGAGAAGCTCGAGTCGCTTGATGAGGAACATGTGGTTGGGGCCGGTGGTTTCGGGACTGTTTATAGAATGGTCATGAATGATTGTGGGACATTTGCGGTTAAAAGAATCGAACGAACCCGAGAAGGTCGGGATCAAGCGTTCGAACAAGAATTAGAAATCTTGGGTAGTGTCAAACATATTAATCTTGTTAATCTTCGAGGCTATTGCCGGTTTCCTGATATCAAGTTTTTGATCTATGATTATGTGGCAAATGGTAGTCTCGAAAATTTCTTACACG AATGCCGGGATGATCAAACGTTAAGTTGGACTGCTCGTTTGAAAGTAGCGTATGGTTCAGCTCGGGGATTGGCGTATTTACATCATGATTGTAGTCCCAAAATAGTCCACCGAGATATAAAATCGAGCAATATTCTACTTGATGAAAATCTAGAGCCTTGTGTTTCGGATTTTGGTCTTGCTAAACTTTTGGTAGATGAGGAAGCTCATGTTACCACTGTCGTTGCTGGCACTTTTGGCTATCTTGCACCAG AGTATCTTCAAAGTGGAAGAGCGACTGTAAAATCGGATGTTTATAGTTTTGGGGTTTTGTTATTGGAGCTTGTAACGGGAAAGAGACCAACCGATCCAGCTTTTGTGAAACGGGGATTAAATGTTGTTGGTTGG TTGAACACCTTGCGGAAGGAGAACCAATTGGAAGACGTGGTGGACAAGCGGTGCACCGATGCGGATGCATCAACTGTAGAAGCGGTTCTGGAAATTGCAGGCAGGTGCACCGATGCTAACCCAGACGACAGACCATCGATGCAGCAAGTGTTGCAGTTTCTTGAACAGGAGGTGATGTCACCCTGCCCAACTGACTTTTATGATTCCCATTCGGATTATGCTTGA